A portion of the Microlunatus phosphovorus NM-1 genome contains these proteins:
- a CDS encoding Gfo/Idh/MocA family protein yields the protein MAGRGPVGVGIIGAGVISGTYIENLKSFPDTELLAIGDLYPEIAEAKAAEYGIASAGGSEVVLNNPDIEIVINLTVPSAHAEVAAQAIAAGKNVWNEKPLALDREAGKATLEAAAAAGVRVGCAPDTFLGSGMQAVKAALADGVIGQPLSALFLMQQPGPDLWHPNPAFLFQYGAGPLFDIGPYYLTALVQLFGPVASVASIGTKARERRTIMAGPKAGEEFDVTVPSQTVALARFESGQALTLVLSFDSAVERILLEVTGTDAVLEMPDPNMFDGELKLRRPGVDWESLGTTKAKSARGTGALDMARAIREGRPHRATGDLAYHVLDIMVSMAESAESGEVVQVESTVQPSAPLPADWDPLAATL from the coding sequence ATGGCCGGTCGTGGACCCGTCGGTGTCGGCATCATCGGCGCCGGCGTGATCAGTGGCACCTACATCGAGAATCTGAAGTCGTTCCCCGACACGGAGCTGTTGGCGATCGGCGACCTCTACCCGGAGATCGCCGAGGCGAAGGCCGCTGAGTACGGCATCGCCTCCGCCGGCGGCTCAGAGGTCGTGCTGAACAACCCCGATATCGAGATCGTCATCAACCTGACGGTGCCGTCGGCTCATGCGGAGGTGGCTGCGCAGGCGATCGCGGCTGGCAAGAACGTCTGGAACGAGAAGCCGCTGGCCTTGGATCGGGAGGCCGGCAAGGCCACGCTCGAGGCGGCGGCCGCGGCTGGCGTACGCGTCGGGTGTGCGCCGGACACCTTCCTCGGTTCCGGCATGCAGGCGGTCAAGGCGGCCCTGGCCGACGGTGTGATCGGCCAGCCGCTGAGCGCGCTGTTCTTGATGCAGCAGCCCGGTCCCGACCTGTGGCATCCGAATCCGGCGTTCCTGTTCCAGTATGGTGCCGGCCCGCTGTTCGACATCGGCCCGTACTATCTGACCGCGCTGGTGCAGCTCTTCGGTCCGGTGGCTTCGGTCGCCTCGATCGGCACCAAGGCCCGGGAGCGCCGGACGATCATGGCCGGTCCCAAGGCCGGTGAGGAGTTCGACGTCACCGTGCCCAGCCAGACGGTGGCACTGGCCAGGTTCGAGAGCGGCCAGGCGCTGACCCTGGTGCTCAGCTTCGACTCGGCGGTGGAGCGGATCCTGCTCGAGGTGACCGGCACCGATGCGGTGCTGGAGATGCCGGATCCGAACATGTTCGACGGCGAACTCAAGCTGCGTCGGCCGGGTGTCGACTGGGAGAGCCTGGGCACCACCAAGGCGAAGTCGGCCCGGGGCACCGGTGCGCTCGACATGGCTCGCGCCATCCGTGAGGGTCGGCCGCACCGCGCGACCGGCGATCTGGCGTACCACGTGCTCGACATCATGGTCTCGATGGCCGAGTCGGCGGAGTCCGGTGAGGTCGTCCAGGTCGAGAGCACGGTGCAGCCGTCCGCGCCGCTGCCTGCCGATTGGGATCCGCTGGCCGCGACCCTCTGA